A stretch of DNA from Paenibacillus sp. FSL W8-0186:
GCAGCTGTTTGCGATTCATATGGCGGCATCCTCTTTACCAAAGGTACTGGAAATGAACGAAGCTCAGGCGCAAACTGTGCTGGATCAATTGATCCAAATGTCCAACATGGCGCAGAAGCAGATGCGTGCGCTTATTGCGCAGCTGCGTCCGATGGAGCTTGTGGGCAAGACGCTGGCCGAAGCGCTGGACCAGTGGTTTCCCGATTATTGCCGGCAGAATGGCCTGAGGGGAATGAAGGACATGGATCTGCAGGGGGATCTGTCCGAAGCGAAGGAGCATCAGCTGTTCTTGATCGTGCAAGAGGCGATGGCGAATATCGTCAAGCATTCGGGGGCCAAGCTGGTTAGCCTGTCACTGAGGGAAGGGCCGCGGCAGGTTGTACTGAGCATCAGCGATGACGGGCAGGGCTTCAGCAACGGTGCTCAGAAGCAGGGCTCGTACGGCCTTACAACGATGAAGGAACGCGCGGAGAAGCTCGGCGGCAATGTCGAAATTATTAGCAAGCCAGGGGCAGGGACGACGATTCGCGTACATATTCCTAAGTTTGAAGAAGAGTAGAGAGGAGAACGCCAGATGAGCGACAAGAAAATCAGAGTGATGATCGTGGACGATCACGATATGGTCCGTATGGGCCTCAAGACGTATTTAATGCTTGATCCGGGCTTTGAGGTCGTAGCGGAGGCCAGCGACGGCGATCAGGTTGTCAAGCTGCTGGATCAAGGCATCGAGGGTGGGCTGCCGGATATCGTCCTGATGGACTTGATGATGCCCTCCATGAACGGGGCTGAAGCGACGAAGGAGGTGCTGGGCCGATATCCGGAAATAAAGATCGTTATCCTGACGAGCTTTCTCGAGGACGATCTTGTCGTTCAGGCGATTGAATCGGGTGCGGTCAGCTATGTGCTGAAGACGGTTTCGGCTGCCGAGCTCATTTATGCCTTGCAGGGAGCATATCGGGGGATGCCCGTTATGACTGGAGACGTCGCCCAGGCGCTAACGCGCGGGCTGCGCCAGCGCACCGTGCAGGGCGATGATTCCGGCATGACCGAGCGGGAGAAGGAAGTTCTGCTGCTGATTGCCGAAGGAAAGAGCAATAAAGACATCGCCGAGGAGCTTCACATCAGCATCAAGACCGTGAAGACCCATGTCAGCAATCTGCTGATGAAATGCGAGCTGGAGGATCGGACGCAGCTGGCGATTTATGCCCACCGGCAAGGATGGGTGACAGGCTTCTAGCATGACTTGCTCTGCTGCTGAAGCATAATAGTGGGTTGTTTCAGGCTTTTATCTCCTTTTTAATTGTTTTTAAGGTACGTTTAAGGTTTATAGTACAAAATAAGAACAGTAAACAAGAACCCCAGTAAGGCCGGGGGCAAGGAGGTATTCACCATGGACGATCAAAAAAATAAACCGGGTCAAGGCTTTGGAGAGAACGGAAATGACAAACCGCAGCAAACTCCGGAGTCCGGCTCGTCCTCTTCATATTACTATTCATACGGACCTTTTCAATCCTATGGCAAAAACGGCGAGGAATCCGGGCAAGGCCCATCCTACGAACGCCGTCAGCCGGAGGAGGTAGAAATCACCAGGCCGCAGCCAGTAAAGCCAATCCCTACATCTTCTTTTACGAGCTATAATTCTACGGAAGGCTCGCCTGGCGCATTCGGCGGCAGCGGCACGGGAAATTCGGCACCGCCAGCAGCAAGGAACAACAACTGGCAGTACAATGAACGGCCGAAGCGCTCGTCCTTCAAATCCGTATTGGCGGGCATGCTGGCAGGCATGCTGATTCTGACCGGAGCGATGGTGTTCGCAGACCGGACCAATTTGTTCACGCCTGAATCAGCAGCGCATGTCCCGGCGACAACGGCACCCGAATCCAAGACGGCGGCAGGGGAAGGCGGCTCATCGTCCAAGACTTCGACAGCCGTCTTCCCGATGACAAATCCCGGCGACGTTACCAGTGTCGTGCAGCAGGCTAGTCCTGCTGTCGTGAAGATCGAGACTCTGGTTAAAGCCGGCAGACAAAGCCAGCGGAGCCAAAGCAACGATCCGTTCTACCGCTTCTTCTTCGGCGACGACCTGTATGGAAACAATGGAGGCAGCGGCGGCGGGTCCGGCTCCTCCAATTCGAACCAGCTGGTGCCTACCGGTATCGGGTCCGGCTTCATCTTCGATAAGACGGGTTACATCCTGACGAACGAGCACGTCGTGCATAATGCCGATATCGTTCAAGTAACACTTCAGGACAGCGAGAAGCCTTATGAAGCGAAGGTGCTTGGTACAAGCTATGAACTCGACCTCGCTGTGCTCAAGATCGAAGGAGACAGCAATTTTCCTTCCATTCCGCTCGGCAACTCCGACAACACGCAGGTAGGCGAATGGCTGGTAGCGATCGGCAACCCGCAGGGCTTTGACCATACCGTTACGGCAGGGGTTCTGAGCGCCAAGGAAAGAGGCGGCATCCGCATCGCTGGCGAGAACGGCGAGAAGGACCGGGAATACGAGCATTTGCTGCAAACTGATGCATCGATCAATCCGGGGAACTCTGGAGGTCCGCTGCTGAACCTGAACGGGGAAGTTGTGGGAATTAACGTGGCGGTAAGCTCCGATGCTCAAGGGATCGGATTCGCGATTCCGACGTCTACGGTGTCCGAAGTGCTGGATAAGCTGAAGAATAACGAGGAAATTCCGAAGAAGCCGGTGCCGTTCATTGGGGCGACCCTGATGACAATGACGGATGAAGTGGCGAAACAGATGGGAACCGATGTGAAGGAAGGCTCCGTCGTCTCTGATATCGTCTACAAATCTCCGGCATACAATGCCGATCTTCGTCCATATGATATCATCACTGGAGCAGACGGCAAGAAATTCGTGACGAAGGAAGAACTCATCGCTTATATTCAGAAGCAGACCGTAGGTACGGTTGTTACATTTAACATCGTGCGCGACGGCAAGAATATCGATCTGAAGGTGACGATCGGCGACAAAAACGAGTTTCCTAACCTCCAGCAATAAAACCGAATGAGAAGTCTGCAGAAACAAAGAGAGGCGGCACGGCTAATTTGCCCTGCCGCCTCTTAATATAGCCAATAAGGTATATACGGACGAAACAAGCAGACATTTGTTGTACAATATAGATATGAAGCCGCAAGACCGGAGTTAAGCAGACAGCGGCTTTGGTATAAAGGAGAGATGGCCGTGAGATCGGGAATATTGGTAATCGATGATGATGAAAAGATTACTTCCATGCTCCGCCGGGGCCTGGCATTCGAAGGGTATGACGTTTATACGGCGAATGACGGGATGGAAGGTCTGTCGATGCTGCTGACTGCAGATCCAGATTTGATCATATTGGACGTGATGATGCCGAAGCTGGACGGATTCGAGGTGTGCCGCCGGCTGAGGGAAGGGGGCAGCACGGTTCCCGTACTTATGCTGACAGCGAAAGACGAGGTCGAGAACCGGGTTAAGGGGCTGGACACCGGGGCAGACGACTATTTGGTGAAGCCGTTTGCGCTGGAGGAGCTGCTGGCCCGGGTACGCGCGCTGCTGCGGCGCAAGGATTCCACAGGAGGAGAGGCGGGAAGCCACAGGCTGATCTTCGAGGATGTCATTATGGATATGGATTCGCGCGAGGTGCTGCGCGGCGGCCAGCGGCTGGAGCTGACCGCCAAGGAGTTTGAGCTGCTGCATCTGTTCATGCAAAATCCGAAGCGGCTGCTGACGCGCGACCTGATCATGGACAAAATTTGGGGGTACGACTACAGCGGTGAATCGAACGTGCTCGAGGTGTATATTGCGATGCTCAGGCAGAAGACGGAAGAGCATGGAGGAAAGCGCATCATTCAGACGATCCGCGGCGCCGGCTACATTCTGAGAGGGGATTCCTAGGCATGTCGATCCGGTTACGTCTAACCGCGTGGTATACGGGGATTTTAGCGATTACGCTGATTATGTTCGGCGCATCCATATATGGAATAGTAAGATATAACATTTTTCTGGAAGTGAAGAAGAAGGTCGAGGAGCACGGGGCTCAGATTGAAAAATCCCAGAATGTCAGCCTGTCTCAAGGGCTGGATCTGCAAATGGACCGCAACCAAATCCTCCGTTTAGAGGATGCCCGCATCTTCTGGCAGCTGAACAATTATGTCAAAAATTCCATGCGCATTTCCGAAGGCATGCTGAACCGCGAAATGGTCTTCCCGGTTCCTGACATCGATCAGATCGGCAAAAAAGGTGTGTTTCAGAGCATCACCATCAATGGAAACTCTTATATGCTGTATGAACGGCCGCTTGTTTACGGCAATACGATCGTCGGTCTGCTCCAGCTTGCCGCGGATACCAATGCGGAGAACCGGATCATGGATCAGCTGAAAACCGTGCTGCTGTTCGGATCATTTATTACGATTGCCGTAGCAAGCACATTCGGCTTATTCTTGGCCCGGCAGTCGATGGCGCCCATCGGCAAGGTTATCGAGGCAGCCAATGGGATTCAGAAGGGGACGGACCTGAGCGTCCGCATAGAATATGATGGACCCAGCGATGAGATCGGCAGGCTGATCGGCACCGTAAACAACATGCTGGCTCGGACAGAAGGGTTCTATAAGGAGCTGGATGAGGCGTATGCGAACCAGCGCCGCTTCGTATCCGATGCTTCGCATGAGCTGAGAACGCCGCTGACCACCATTCGGGGGAACGTTGATCTGCTGAAAAAAATCTGGGTTCGTGAGGGCGAGGAGCCGGGGGCGATGGATGAGGAGCAGCTCCGCAAATTCTCTCTAGAAGCCGTAAGCGATATCGCCGACGAGTCTGAGCGGATGAGCCGCCTGATCAATGATATGCTGTCGCTCGCCCGGGCCGATGCCGGGCAGACGATCGAGAAGCAGCCGCAGATGCTGGGCCCGATCGTGGAGGAGGTCGTACGGCGGGCCAATTTCTTGCCGCGCAAGGCTTTATGGCTGCAGGGGGATTTAACGGCCATCCAGGACGCCTGCATCGACGGCAATAAAGATTATCTGCAGCAAATGCTGTTCATTTTTATTGAGAACGCCTTTAAGTATACTCCCGAAGGGCAAGTCGTCATCGATGCGGTCAAATCGGGCAACCAGGTCGGCATCCGGATCAAGGACAGCGGAATCGGCATGGATCGCAGCGAAATTCCGCAGATTTTCGAACGCTTCTACCGGGCGGATCCATCCCGGGGAGTCACTCAGGGTACGGGGCTGGGCCTTTCTATTGCGAAATGGATTATCGATGAGCATCAGGGCTCAGTCGAGGTGGTAACCCGGCGCGGCGAGGGAACAACTTTTGTGATCTGGCTCCCTGTTGTCTTTAACGACCAGCCGGAATAGGCTATAATTAAGATTGTTGCCCTTTAATCAGGATCCGGTTTGGATACGAGGGAACAAGAAAGCGAGGGTGCAAATCATGGAAGTGATCAAAATTTCGCCGCGCGGTTATTGTTACGGGGTCGTTGACGCGATGGTGCTTGCCCGGCAAGCCGCCAAGAATCTCGATTTGCCGCGGCCGATATATATACTGGGAATGATTGTCCACAACAGTCATGTGACTCAATCCTTTGAGGATGAAGGAATCATCACGCTTGACGGTCCGAACCGTCTGGATATACTCAGTCAGGTGGAGAGCGGCACGGTGATTTTTACCGCTCATGGGGTATCGCCTGAAGTGCGGAAAATCGCCCGTGATAAAGGGCTGACTACGGTCGACGCCACTTGCCCGGACGTGACCAAGACGCATGTCTTGATCGAGGAGAAGGTCGCAGAAGGGTACGAAATCATTTACATCGGCAAGAAAGGACATCCTGAGCCGGAAGGGGCGATTGGGGTTGCGCCAGAGCACGTGCATTTGATCGAGAAGGAAGAGGAGATCGATGCATTGAATATCGCTTCGGACCGGATCGTCATCACGAACCAGACGACGATGAGCCAATGGGATATCAAGCATATTATGAAGAAGCTGCTGGAGAGGTTTCCGGGAGCAGAGATTCATAATGAAATATGCCTGGCAACCCAGGTGCGGCAGGAGGCGGTAGCCGAGCAGGCCGGGCAGGCGGATCTCGTTATCGTTGTAGGCGATCCGCGCAGCAACAACTCCAACCGTCTCGCCCAAGTGTCGGAGGAGATAGCCGGGGTAAAGGCTTATCGGATTTCCGATGTAACCGAACTGAAGCGCGAATGGCTGGAGGGAGTCGGCAAAGTGGCCGTCACCTCGGGGGCGTCTACGCCGACGCCGATTACGAAGGAGGTTATCGCTTATTTGGAGCAGTATGACCCGAATAACGCGGATACCTGGGAGATCGTACGGACGGTGAATATGCAGAAGCTGCTGCCGCCCGTGAAGGCTGCCAAGAAATCTTAATATGCGGAATCATTCCTAAGAAGCCGTCTCGATGGCCGGGTATATTGGCCGGAAGAGACGGCTTTTTGCTGTTGTTCGCGGCGGGGATGGAACGAGAGCTGAATGCGTCCATAAAGTCATAAAAGTGTTGTAAATAGCATAATTGGTCTATTGCTATTCCCTGTTGGAGTTGTGACCGCATAAAACGGGTGGAAAAAACAAAATTTGCAGATGGATAATGGATCCTGTCCCGATTAGACTGAAAGAAAGACAACGAGAGTATGGGGGCTAAATTATGCTTTGGAAGCGGCTATCTTATCATCATAAATTATTTATTGTGCTCATTATCGCCAGCAGTTTGCCCGTCTTATTGCTGGGAACGATCGCTTACAAAAAATCCTCGGAAACTTTAATGCAGCAGACAGAGCAGGACTTGCAGATTATTGCCAGGCAATTAATTACGGCGATCGAGAAGCAGGTTAGCGACTTCGACCGCTTCAGCATTTTGCCTTACTATATGCCGGAAGCGTTTACAATATTTAATCAGCCTTACGTTCCCCAGGAAGAATGGGGCTCCGCGGAGCTGAATGCGCAGAAACAGCTCATTCGCTTGATGAGCGCCTATCCCTCGATTAACAAGTCGATCAAAGGAATGGTGTTCTACGGAATGAACGAAAGCATCAGCGGTTACCGGCTCAGCGGCTCATCTACCATGAACAAAAATTATGATGTGACTGAAGAAAAGTGGTACCAGGAGGCTCTGGAGAAAAACGGGGGATTTGTCGTCTCGGGCGTACACGAGGTTAAACAATTCGAAGGAGAAGTTTTCAAGGCCGTAACGGTGTCCAGATTGCTGCTGGACGAGCAAATGCGGCCTCTTGCCGTCATTGCTATCCACATTTCTCCCGATTTCATCGAGAGAATCATTACCTCCTCGCAGCTCCGCGATACGGTCGTCACGGTCGTCGATGCGGACAATCAGCTGGTCTATGCTTCGGACGAACAATTGGCGGCTCATTTGCTGGAGCATCCACTGGACAGCGGCGCGGATGGAACGTGGATTGCCGACAGCAGTCTAGAACAACGAAATGTGAAATACAGCGGCGTTGTAAGGATGAACAAGTATTTAGGCTGGACGATTTATATGGGCAAAAATCAAACTGATATTCTGCAGGGAACGAGCAAGATACGCCAATATACCGTCGTAATCGCCACTGTGCTGATGTTCGCCTCGGCGGCGGTATCTTGGCTGCTGGCCAACGGCTTGGCTGGACCGATTCGCCGCTTAATCCGTTCCATGCGCAATGTGGAGACCGGCCGATTCGAAATTCTTGAGGCGCCCAACCGGTATGACGAAATCGGCCAGCTGCATTTAAGCTATGTCCGGATGGTCAAACGTCTAAATGAGCTGATCCACTCGATTGCCGAAAAGGAAAGGCAGAAGCGGAAGGCGGAGCTGTACGCGCTGCGGGTCAGGATACAGCCTCACTTTTTGTATAATACGCTGAATTCCATTCGGATGCTGGCCATATTACAGCAGTCTCCGCAAATCGCCAAGCTGATCCATTCGCTAAACCGTTTGCTGCAATCCTATCTCAAGCTGAATGATGAGCTGATGCCGCTCTCCAGAGAAATCGAGCTCCTGCAGGACTACGAGAAGCTGATGGATTTGCGGTATACGAATACTTTTGAAGTGAAGTGGGACATCCCGGATTCGTTGGCGGATGCAGGCATACCGGCCATGCTGCTTCAGCCGGTTTTGGAAAATTCAATTTTTCATGCTTCCAGGGGACTAAGCCGTATTTTGATGATTATCATCAGGGCGCGTCTATTGGAGGATGGCCGTACCTTATGCATTGAGATCATGGATGACGGAACAGGAATTACCGAGGAGCAAATCGAGAACCTGCTGCAGGAAAGGCGGGAAGACGATTGCGCTAATATTGGAATAAACAATGTGAATGACCGGATACGGCTATGGTTCGGCCGAGAATACGGTCTGACGCTGAGACGTTTGGCGCCGGGAACGGCAGTTATAGTTACAATACCCTATAAACCGGTAAGGAAGGAGATTTAGGATGTGGAATCTTCTTGTCGTTGAGGATGAAGCGATTGTCAGAATGGGATTGCGTTACATGGTGGATTGGGAGGCGCAGGGCGTATGCTGGAAAGCTGAGGCTTCCAATGGAGAAGAAGCGGTGAAGGTACTGGAAGCCGAGGACATCCACATCGTGATGACCGACATTCGCATGCCTGGCATGGACGGGCTCGATCTAGGCAGGTATATCCGCGAGAAACATGGCGGGCATATACAGGTTATCTATTTAAGCAGCTATGACGATTTTCCCTATGTCAAAGAGGCGATTCGCCTTGGAGCGCTGGATTATCTCCACAAGCCTACCATGGACGAGAAGGAAGTGACAGCAGCGCTTCGCAAAGCTATTCAGCTGTTGGAGCAGAGCACGGCGAGGGCACCTGAAAGAAAGTGGTCAGAGGATGAGCGGAACGATTGGTTCGTTTCTTTGCTGGATGCTTACACGTATCCCCAAAAAATGCTGCTTCCCGAGCTTGCGGAAGGACAGTTTAACGAGGGGCTGTGGATTACCGCAATGCGGCTTCGCGATGATGCAGCTGACCATATGGCCGCGGCCTCTGCCAGGGATCATCTCAAATTCATGTCCATTCGGTATTTGATCGACGAATATGTAGCCAGGGACTGGGGAGGTATTGTGTTTCACCGCAATCACCGCGAAATACTATGGCTGGCGCCGGCCAAATCCAAGGAAGGCCTGGAGGATCACCAGAGCAAGGAGCAGTACCTGGACAGGCTGCGGAGCAAAGTTTTCGAGCTGCTCAACGCCTCAATCATTTACTCCTGCAGTTCGGTCTATGATGATTTTCGGCAAATACCGGAAGCATACCTGGAGGTTGAGCTGAAGTTCCCGGTGAATCAGCAGAGCGACAGCCTGCATGTCAGGTTAGCTAAAGAATATGTCGATAACCATCTGCTAGAGGATATTACCTTGATGAAGGTAGCGGAATCCATTCCGATCAGCTCGAGTTACTTGAGCCGGATTTTCTTGAAGGAAGTAGGAGAGAGTTTTAGCGATTACGTCATACGCAACAAAGTGATATACGCCCAAAAGCTGCTGCGGGAAACGAATAAGAAGATCTACGAAATCAGTGAAATTCTGAGTTATACGAACCCGCACTATTTCAGCAAGCTGTTCAAGGAACGAACCGGTATGACCCCGCTGGAGTATCGGAACCGTTAGTGCATAGGAATGTAGGAAACAGCATGATTCGTCTATTTCAGGAGAAAAATGCCCGGTTTACGGGCGGAGCAAGACGATATGATCGCGTAGAAAATGACATGCTTCCCTCATACCCGGCACGGCTTCTCGGTAGTAGACTTAGAAGCAAGCCAATAGGCAGCCATGACTTAAGAACATCAAAAGAGGGGGTTATTCAATGAATAGGAAACGTATTTCAGCCATGCTTGCGGTCGTGATGTCAGCCGTCCTGATGTTATCGGCCTGCGGCGGAGGGGCAGGTACGGAGAAAGCTTCCGGCAGCAGCGGCTCCGGCAGTGGGGAAGGGCAGAAGACTACGGTAACGGTTTGGGTGCTCAATGATCAGAATTCTTATCTGGAGCCGATCATCAAAGCATTCCAGAGCGAAAATCCGGATATTAAAGTGGAGCCTACTTATTATGGAACAGACCCGTTAAAGGAATCGCTGAAGGTAGCGGCGTCTTCCAAAACGCTGCCCGATATGTGGTTCACCTGGGGCGGCTCGCTCGGCTCCTTTTACCCGGAGAACGGCCTGGCTATGGATTTGACGCAGGTTGCGGCAGACCATGGATGGGAGAACATTTATAATCCTGCTGCACTTGATTTGGTTCAATATGACGGCAAAACCTACGGGGTGCCGTTCCATCTAGCATCTCTCTCGGTCTTCTATCCGAAGGAGCTGTATGCAAAATTGAATTTAACGCCGCCGGCTACGTTCGCCGAATTCGAGGGGCAATTGCAATTGATGAAAGATCAGGGGATTACGCCGTTTGCCGTTGGCGGCAAAGGCGGCTGGATGCTGATGCGCTGGGTGGAGCAGCTTATTGAGCATTACGGCGGAACCGAGCTTCATGACCGGTTGAACGCGCTGGAAGCCTCCTGGGATGATCCGGCCGTCGTTCAGACTTTCCAGAAGCTGAAGGATTGGTCCGATAAAGGCTATTTCGAGAAAGGCTTCATCACCCTGGACCCGCTTGAAGCGGAAACGCCGATGTATCATGGGCAGCAAGGCTTTGCGCTAGAGGGGGCATGGGTTGATCTGAGCATTAGCCAGGCTGGAGCGGATCCTAACGATTTCGGCACCTTTAAATTCCCGACGGACCAGGAGCCAGTCCGGATGTCGAGCTTTGCGGAAATGTTCCAGATTAACGCAGGATCTGAACCACAGGTGCAGGAAGCAGCCTTGAAATTGGCTGAATATATTACCGGCGAGGAAGTCGTAAATGAATATATCGATGTATACGGCTCTCCGGCCTTGAAGCAGTTCAAAACTTCGGAGCAGTCTCCACATACGTCCGAGATGGCGGAAATGATCAAGGGCGGTAATTTCCTGATCGCGGATCAAGCGCTGCCCCAGACGGTTGTACAGAAGCTGTTTGAAGCTCAGGATGCAGTCATTTTGAATGAATGGACGCCAGAACAGGCTGCGAAGGAAATTCAGAAGGCAGCTGAGTCGTACAAGAGCAACAGCAACTAGAAGTGGCAGCAGCATAGCTTGGGAGAACAGCCGGAAGGCTGTTCTCTTGGATATCAGAAAGCAATAAGCACGGAGCTTTAGCTTCTTGATATCACAAGGAATACTACCGCAAAAAGCGGTCGGGCTCCATAGAAAGTACGTTGTTAAACGTGTTTCTTATGCTGGGGCCTTGTGCGAGGGAGGCAAGGTATGAAACTCAAAGCTTGGAAGCCGTGGACGTTTCTGCTGCCGGCGCTGCTCATTTATCTCGCCGTCATCGTGGCGCCATCGCTGTATACACTTCAGCTCAGCTTTTACAAGTGGAATGGGATATCTCCGGACAAGCAGTTTGTCGGATTGCAAAACTACATTTATTTGCTGACTGAGGATACCGTATTTCAGACGGCCTTGAAAAACAACGTGTTGTGGCTGGCCGGTTCATTAACGATCATTATCGGACTAGGATTGTTGTTCGCCCTGCTGCTAAACCGGAAAATAAAGGGCAGATCGCTGTTTCGCGGCGTGTTTTATTTTCCTTATGTATTATCAGGCATTATCGTCGCCCTCATGTGGACCTGGCTGTATCATCCAACGAGGGGATTTTTCAATACGGTGCTGGAGGCCATCGGGCTGGGGAATTTGGCTCACACGTGGCTGGCCGATCCGAAAACCGCTCTATATGCGGTGTTTATTGCCGCAGTATGGCAGGGCGTAGGGCTGCCAATGGTTCTATTTCTTGCCGGCCTGCAGAGCATTCCGAAGGACTGCTATGAGGCGGCGATTATCGACGGAGCCAGACCGATGCAATCGTTTCGCTTCATCACGATCCCGCTGCTCAGCGAAACATTCGTCATCGTGTTCGCGACGACAATGGTTAATGCCATGAAGGTATATGACATCATCTACGGCATGACGGCCGGCGGGCCGGCACAGAGCACGCAGGTGCTCTCTTCATGGATGTATTATCAGACGTTTAAATTCAACAATATCGGCGTAGGATCGGCTATTTCGTGGTTCCTTGTCCTGGTCGCAATGGCTGTTATCATTCCTTACGTCTTCTATACAAACAAGAAATCGCATCTGTGATTTTCGGGAAAGAGGGTGAAGTCCCTATGGAAGAAGTACAACAATCCGCTGTTTCGAAGGCGGCTACCTATATATTACTCATCGTCCTGAGCCTGCTCTTTCTTATTCCTATCGCGTTTATCGTCATGACGGCCTTGAAAT
This window harbors:
- a CDS encoding extracellular solute-binding protein, giving the protein MNRKRISAMLAVVMSAVLMLSACGGGAGTEKASGSSGSGSGEGQKTTVTVWVLNDQNSYLEPIIKAFQSENPDIKVEPTYYGTDPLKESLKVAASSKTLPDMWFTWGGSLGSFYPENGLAMDLTQVAADHGWENIYNPAALDLVQYDGKTYGVPFHLASLSVFYPKELYAKLNLTPPATFAEFEGQLQLMKDQGITPFAVGGKGGWMLMRWVEQLIEHYGGTELHDRLNALEASWDDPAVVQTFQKLKDWSDKGYFEKGFITLDPLEAETPMYHGQQGFALEGAWVDLSISQAGADPNDFGTFKFPTDQEPVRMSSFAEMFQINAGSEPQVQEAALKLAEYITGEEVVNEYIDVYGSPALKQFKTSEQSPHTSEMAEMIKGGNFLIADQALPQTVVQKLFEAQDAVILNEWTPEQAAKEIQKAAESYKSNSN
- a CDS encoding sugar ABC transporter permease — encoded protein: MKLKAWKPWTFLLPALLIYLAVIVAPSLYTLQLSFYKWNGISPDKQFVGLQNYIYLLTEDTVFQTALKNNVLWLAGSLTIIIGLGLLFALLLNRKIKGRSLFRGVFYFPYVLSGIIVALMWTWLYHPTRGFFNTVLEAIGLGNLAHTWLADPKTALYAVFIAAVWQGVGLPMVLFLAGLQSIPKDCYEAAIIDGARPMQSFRFITIPLLSETFVIVFATTMVNAMKVYDIIYGMTAGGPAQSTQVLSSWMYYQTFKFNNIGVGSAISWFLVLVAMAVIIPYVFYTNKKSHL